AAACTTTAATTATTATTTTTTGTTTTTCTAAAGGGATAATAGGAATTTTTATATTTTCTAAATATTCTTTACTTATATGTTTTAATCCAGCACCTCTAAAACCATTTTCAAGAATATAAATATTTTTTAATAAGTATCTATAAATAAATTCTATTAAAAAATTTTTATCTTTACTTTCTAAAACAAAACAATCAGTAGATACAGAAAACTTTCCATAAGAATGATGTAAATTTGCATTTCCACCTGTTCCAATAATAAGAGCTTCATTTGAATATTCATAATAATCTAAAAATTTATTTTGTTCTTTACTAGAAGTATAAAAATTATATTTACCTATTTTTGATCCTTCACTAGCCTTAATTTTTGATTTTTTCTGAAATGATAATATATCTTTAATTTTTATATGCTCCATTATGCACCTACCTTAAAATATCTAAATTTCAATAAGTAGT
This region of Fusobacterium periodonticum ATCC 33693 genomic DNA includes:
- a CDS encoding restriction endonuclease subunit S, whose translation is MEHIKIKDILSFQKKSKIKASEGSKIGKYNFYTSSKEQNKFLDYYEYSNEALIIGTGGNANLHHSYGKFSVSTDCFVLESKDKNFLIEFIYRYLLKNIYILENGFRGAGLKHISKEYLENIKIPIIPLEKQKIIIKVLKNIDIFIDENKQIKNNLNFLSKSLFTTMFGDIKTNNKNWEIKKLGEVVQTQYGTSKKATSVVGEFPILRMNNITYSGEMNYKDLKYIELSDSEKEKF